Proteins encoded by one window of Salvia splendens isolate huo1 chromosome 14, SspV2, whole genome shotgun sequence:
- the LOC121763544 gene encoding probable rhamnogalacturonate lyase B isoform X4, whose product MLCCVHKYWFCLSRHHGEEGCRRRSTPRCVLIILSFFFLLITRNHAHRSTPPVKLHVTDQHVEIDNSIVKITLSNPGGMITCLGYENITNVLEYRLEEGRMRRGYYDIMWRRPDRNESNLDTLDCTSFRVVAATDDQVEVSFTKTWHHFLDGEVPLDIDKRYIVLRGSSGFYSYAILKHRAGWPDLNIGEARIVFKLRQDMFHYMVISDDKQRVMPTSMDRKGCHNLDYREAVLLTNSSNPLLRGEVDDKYQYSCENKDNHVHGWISSNPHIGFWVITPSDEFRAGGPIKQDLTSHATSTSLAIFFSAHYAGADFGVRLRNGERWKKVFGPVFMYLNSDSTNNPNAIWADAKRQAAQETKKWPYDFPLSPDFPHSNQRGAIIGRLFVNDGAITLANLAYLGLAQPGEAGSWQENTKGYQFWTRSDERGKFIIKGVRAGTYNLYAWVPGVIGDYKHHANITIRPGSQVVMGDIMYDPPRNGPTLWEIGIPDRSAAEFYVPNPTPHLVNRLYVNHTEKYRQYGLWNRYTDLYPLHDLIYTVGVSDYRRDWFFAHVNRVVNFPSTTCSHAPSRFTIDCVLAMGVIV is encoded by the exons ATGTTATGCTGCGTACATAAGTATTGGTTTT GTTTGTCGCGACACCATGGAGAAGAAGGGTGTCGACGAAGATCAACTCCGCGCTGCGTTCTTATTATACTGTCTTTCTTTTTCCTTCTAATTACCAGGAATCATGCACAcag GTCAACGCCTCCAGTCAAACTCCACGTAACTGACCAACAT GTGGAGATAGATAACAGCATTGTTAAAATCACGCTGTCGAATCCGGGTGGCATGATCACATGCCTCGGGTACGAAAACATCACCAATGTACTTGAATATCGCCTTGAAGAAGGGCGAATGCGAAGAGG TTACTATGACATCATGTGGAGGAGGCCAGATCGCAACGAAAGTAACTTGGATAC GCTCGACTGTACGAGCTTCAGAGTTGTAGCAGCAACCGATGATCAAGTTGAAGTTTCTTTTACAAAGACATGGCATCACTTCCTTGATGGCGAAGTACCTCTCGACATTGATAAGAG GTATATTGTCTTGCGTGGATCTTCTGGTTTCTACTCGTATGCAATTTTAAAGCATAGGGCAGGATGGCCCGATCTAAACATAGGCGAAGCAAGAATCGTATTCAAGCTTAGACAAGATAT GTTTCATTACATGGTAATATCTGACGATAAGCAACGAGTCATGCCTACATCAATGGATAGGAAAGGATGCCACAATCTTGATTACAGGGAGGCTGTTCTGCTAACAAATTCCAGCAATCCTCTACTTAGAGGAGAG GTGGATGATAAGTATCAGTACTCGTGCGAGAACAAGGATAATCATGTTCACGGATGGATTAGTTCGAATCCTCACATTGGGTTTTGGGTGATAACGCCTAGTGATGAGTTCCGAGCTGGTGGCCCTATCAAACAAGATCTTACTTCACATGCTACCTCTACTTCCCTAGCC ATATTCTTTAGCGCGCATTACGCTGGTGCAGATTTTGGAGTTAGATTGCGCAATGGAGAGCGGTGGAAGAAGGTCTTCGGCCCTGTTTTCATGTACCTCAACTCTGACTCTACCAATAACCCGAATGCAATTTGGGCAGACGCTAAGAGACAG GCTGCACAGGAGACCAAGAAATGGCCTTACGATTTCCCATTGTCACCAGATTTTCCTCATTCGAACCAACGTGGTGCCATCATTGGCCGACTATTTGTAAACGACGGTGCAATCACACTAGCAAATTTGGCATATCTGGGATTGGCTCAACCCGGAGAAGCTGGATCTTGGCAAGAGAACACTAAG GGCTATCAATTTTGGACCCGAAGTGACGAGAGGGGCAAGTTCATCATCAAAGGTGTTAGAGCAGGCACTTACAATTTGTACGCTTGGGTGCCAGGTGTCATCGGGGACTACAAACACCATGCTAACATTACGATTCGACCAG GCAGCCAAGTAGTAATGGGGGATATTATGTACGATCCTCCAAGGAATGGTCCGACTCTGTGGGAAATCGGAATCCCTGATCGATCAGCAGCTGAGTTCTACGTTCCTAATCCAACCCCTCACCTAGTAAACAGGCTATACGTTAACCACACCGAAAA GTACAGGCAATATGGTTTGTGGAACAGATACACTGACTTATATCCTCTTCATGATCTAATTTACACCGTTGGAGTCAGCGACTATCGTAGAGACTGGTTTTTTGCCCATGTAAACAG GGTGGTGAACTTCCCTTCAACAACTTGTTCTCATGCTCCTAGCCGTTTCACCATCGATTGTGTTTTGGCAATGGGTGTAATTGTGTGA
- the LOC121763544 gene encoding probable rhamnogalacturonate lyase B isoform X2: protein MLCCVHKYWFCLSRHHGEEGCRRRSTPRCVLIILSFFFLLITRNHAHRSTPPVKLHVTDQHVEIDNSIVKITLSNPGGMITCLGYENITNVLEYRLEEGRMRRGYYDIMWRRPDRNESNLDTLDCTSFRVVAATDDQVEVSFTKTWHHFLDGEVPLDIDKRYIVLRGSSGFYSYAILKHRAGWPDLNIGEARIVFKLRQDMFHYMVISDDKQRVMPTSMDRKGCHNLDYREAVLLTNSSNPLLRGEVDDKYQYSCENKDNHVHGWISSNPHIGFWVITPSDEFRAGGPIKQDLTSHATSTSLAIFFSAHYAGADFGVRLRNGERWKKVFGPVFMYLNSDSTNNPNAIWADAKRQAAQETKKWPYDFPLSPDFPHSNQRGAIIGRLFVNDGAITLANLAYLGLAQPGEAGSWQENTKGYQFWTRSDERGKFIIKGVRAGTYNLYAWVPGVIGDYKHHANITIRPGSQVVMGDIMYDPPRNGPTLWEIGIPDRSAAEFYVPNPTPHLVNRLYVNHTEKYRQYGLWNRYTDLYPLHDLIYTVGVSDYRRDWFFAHVNRRVKGSYVATAWQVVFNARHVQMRGIYTLRVALASANFAEIQVWVNKHKGVGPHFSTGIIGGDNAIARHGIHGLYRLYSVKISGSQLLEGRNTIYFRQARGYLPFLGAMYDYIRLEAPPRPS, encoded by the exons ATGTTATGCTGCGTACATAAGTATTGGTTTT GTTTGTCGCGACACCATGGAGAAGAAGGGTGTCGACGAAGATCAACTCCGCGCTGCGTTCTTATTATACTGTCTTTCTTTTTCCTTCTAATTACCAGGAATCATGCACAcag GTCAACGCCTCCAGTCAAACTCCACGTAACTGACCAACAT GTGGAGATAGATAACAGCATTGTTAAAATCACGCTGTCGAATCCGGGTGGCATGATCACATGCCTCGGGTACGAAAACATCACCAATGTACTTGAATATCGCCTTGAAGAAGGGCGAATGCGAAGAGG TTACTATGACATCATGTGGAGGAGGCCAGATCGCAACGAAAGTAACTTGGATAC GCTCGACTGTACGAGCTTCAGAGTTGTAGCAGCAACCGATGATCAAGTTGAAGTTTCTTTTACAAAGACATGGCATCACTTCCTTGATGGCGAAGTACCTCTCGACATTGATAAGAG GTATATTGTCTTGCGTGGATCTTCTGGTTTCTACTCGTATGCAATTTTAAAGCATAGGGCAGGATGGCCCGATCTAAACATAGGCGAAGCAAGAATCGTATTCAAGCTTAGACAAGATAT GTTTCATTACATGGTAATATCTGACGATAAGCAACGAGTCATGCCTACATCAATGGATAGGAAAGGATGCCACAATCTTGATTACAGGGAGGCTGTTCTGCTAACAAATTCCAGCAATCCTCTACTTAGAGGAGAG GTGGATGATAAGTATCAGTACTCGTGCGAGAACAAGGATAATCATGTTCACGGATGGATTAGTTCGAATCCTCACATTGGGTTTTGGGTGATAACGCCTAGTGATGAGTTCCGAGCTGGTGGCCCTATCAAACAAGATCTTACTTCACATGCTACCTCTACTTCCCTAGCC ATATTCTTTAGCGCGCATTACGCTGGTGCAGATTTTGGAGTTAGATTGCGCAATGGAGAGCGGTGGAAGAAGGTCTTCGGCCCTGTTTTCATGTACCTCAACTCTGACTCTACCAATAACCCGAATGCAATTTGGGCAGACGCTAAGAGACAG GCTGCACAGGAGACCAAGAAATGGCCTTACGATTTCCCATTGTCACCAGATTTTCCTCATTCGAACCAACGTGGTGCCATCATTGGCCGACTATTTGTAAACGACGGTGCAATCACACTAGCAAATTTGGCATATCTGGGATTGGCTCAACCCGGAGAAGCTGGATCTTGGCAAGAGAACACTAAG GGCTATCAATTTTGGACCCGAAGTGACGAGAGGGGCAAGTTCATCATCAAAGGTGTTAGAGCAGGCACTTACAATTTGTACGCTTGGGTGCCAGGTGTCATCGGGGACTACAAACACCATGCTAACATTACGATTCGACCAG GCAGCCAAGTAGTAATGGGGGATATTATGTACGATCCTCCAAGGAATGGTCCGACTCTGTGGGAAATCGGAATCCCTGATCGATCAGCAGCTGAGTTCTACGTTCCTAATCCAACCCCTCACCTAGTAAACAGGCTATACGTTAACCACACCGAAAA GTACAGGCAATATGGTTTGTGGAACAGATACACTGACTTATATCCTCTTCATGATCTAATTTACACCGTTGGAGTCAGCGACTATCGTAGAGACTGGTTTTTTGCCCATGTAAACAG GCGTGTGAAGGGAAGCTATGTAGCAACGGCATGGCAGGTCGTGTTCAATGCGAGACACGTGCAAATGAGAGGAATTTACACGCTTCGGGTAGCATTGGCATCTGCCAACTTCGCAGAAATCCAAGTATGGGTCAACAAGCACAAGGGCGTTGGACCACATTTCTCAACGGGAATAATTGGCGGAGACAACGCGATTGCTAGGCATGGCATTCATGGCCTCTACAGATTATACAGTGTCAAAATTTCAGGATCTCAATTGTTGGAAGGAAGAAACACAATTTATTTTAGGCAAGCACGAGGATACTTGCCATTCCTTGGCGCTATGTATGACTACATTCGCCTCGAAGCCCCACCCCGTCCCTCATAA
- the LOC121763544 gene encoding probable rhamnogalacturonate lyase B isoform X3: protein MLCCVHKYWFCLSRHHGEEGCRRRSTPRCVLIILSFFFLLITRNHAHRSTPPVKLHVTDQHVEIDNSIVKITLSNPGGMITCLGYENITNVLEYRLEEGRMRRGLDCTSFRVVAATDDQVEVSFTKTWHHFLDGEVPLDIDKRYIVLRGSSGFYSYAILKHRAGWPDLNIGEARIVFKLRQDMFHYMVISDDKQRVMPTSMDRKGCHNLDYREAVLLTNSSNPLLRGEVDDKYQYSCENKDNHVHGWISSNPHIGFWVITPSDEFRAGGPIKQDLTSHATSTSLAIFFSAHYAGADFGVRLRNGERWKKVFGPVFMYLNSDSTNNPNAIWADAKRQAAQETKKWPYDFPLSPDFPHSNQRGAIIGRLFVNDGAITLANLAYLGLAQPGEAGSWQENTKGYQFWTRSDERGKFIIKGVRAGTYNLYAWVPGVIGDYKHHANITIRPGSQVVMGDIMYDPPRNGPTLWEIGIPDRSAAEFYVPNPTPHLVNRLYVNHTEKYRQYGLWNRYTDLYPLHDLIYTVGVSDYRRDWFFAHVNSLREISIAISRRVKGSYVATAWQVVFNARHVQMRGIYTLRVALASANFAEIQVWVNKHKGVGPHFSTGIIGGDNAIARHGIHGLYRLYSVKISGSQLLEGRNTIYFRQARGYLPFLGAMYDYIRLEAPPRPS, encoded by the exons ATGTTATGCTGCGTACATAAGTATTGGTTTT GTTTGTCGCGACACCATGGAGAAGAAGGGTGTCGACGAAGATCAACTCCGCGCTGCGTTCTTATTATACTGTCTTTCTTTTTCCTTCTAATTACCAGGAATCATGCACAcag GTCAACGCCTCCAGTCAAACTCCACGTAACTGACCAACAT GTGGAGATAGATAACAGCATTGTTAAAATCACGCTGTCGAATCCGGGTGGCATGATCACATGCCTCGGGTACGAAAACATCACCAATGTACTTGAATATCGCCTTGAAGAAGGGCGAATGCGAAGAGG GCTCGACTGTACGAGCTTCAGAGTTGTAGCAGCAACCGATGATCAAGTTGAAGTTTCTTTTACAAAGACATGGCATCACTTCCTTGATGGCGAAGTACCTCTCGACATTGATAAGAG GTATATTGTCTTGCGTGGATCTTCTGGTTTCTACTCGTATGCAATTTTAAAGCATAGGGCAGGATGGCCCGATCTAAACATAGGCGAAGCAAGAATCGTATTCAAGCTTAGACAAGATAT GTTTCATTACATGGTAATATCTGACGATAAGCAACGAGTCATGCCTACATCAATGGATAGGAAAGGATGCCACAATCTTGATTACAGGGAGGCTGTTCTGCTAACAAATTCCAGCAATCCTCTACTTAGAGGAGAG GTGGATGATAAGTATCAGTACTCGTGCGAGAACAAGGATAATCATGTTCACGGATGGATTAGTTCGAATCCTCACATTGGGTTTTGGGTGATAACGCCTAGTGATGAGTTCCGAGCTGGTGGCCCTATCAAACAAGATCTTACTTCACATGCTACCTCTACTTCCCTAGCC ATATTCTTTAGCGCGCATTACGCTGGTGCAGATTTTGGAGTTAGATTGCGCAATGGAGAGCGGTGGAAGAAGGTCTTCGGCCCTGTTTTCATGTACCTCAACTCTGACTCTACCAATAACCCGAATGCAATTTGGGCAGACGCTAAGAGACAG GCTGCACAGGAGACCAAGAAATGGCCTTACGATTTCCCATTGTCACCAGATTTTCCTCATTCGAACCAACGTGGTGCCATCATTGGCCGACTATTTGTAAACGACGGTGCAATCACACTAGCAAATTTGGCATATCTGGGATTGGCTCAACCCGGAGAAGCTGGATCTTGGCAAGAGAACACTAAG GGCTATCAATTTTGGACCCGAAGTGACGAGAGGGGCAAGTTCATCATCAAAGGTGTTAGAGCAGGCACTTACAATTTGTACGCTTGGGTGCCAGGTGTCATCGGGGACTACAAACACCATGCTAACATTACGATTCGACCAG GCAGCCAAGTAGTAATGGGGGATATTATGTACGATCCTCCAAGGAATGGTCCGACTCTGTGGGAAATCGGAATCCCTGATCGATCAGCAGCTGAGTTCTACGTTCCTAATCCAACCCCTCACCTAGTAAACAGGCTATACGTTAACCACACCGAAAA GTACAGGCAATATGGTTTGTGGAACAGATACACTGACTTATATCCTCTTCATGATCTAATTTACACCGTTGGAGTCAGCGACTATCGTAGAGACTGGTTTTTTGCCCATGTAAACAG TTTACGAGAGATTAGCATTGCAATTTCCAGGCGTGTGAAGGGAAGCTATGTAGCAACGGCATGGCAGGTCGTGTTCAATGCGAGACACGTGCAAATGAGAGGAATTTACACGCTTCGGGTAGCATTGGCATCTGCCAACTTCGCAGAAATCCAAGTATGGGTCAACAAGCACAAGGGCGTTGGACCACATTTCTCAACGGGAATAATTGGCGGAGACAACGCGATTGCTAGGCATGGCATTCATGGCCTCTACAGATTATACAGTGTCAAAATTTCAGGATCTCAATTGTTGGAAGGAAGAAACACAATTTATTTTAGGCAAGCACGAGGATACTTGCCATTCCTTGGCGCTATGTATGACTACATTCGCCTCGAAGCCCCACCCCGTCCCTCATAA
- the LOC121763544 gene encoding probable rhamnogalacturonate lyase B isoform X1 — MLCCVHKYWFCLSRHHGEEGCRRRSTPRCVLIILSFFFLLITRNHAHRSTPPVKLHVTDQHVEIDNSIVKITLSNPGGMITCLGYENITNVLEYRLEEGRMRRGYYDIMWRRPDRNESNLDTLDCTSFRVVAATDDQVEVSFTKTWHHFLDGEVPLDIDKRYIVLRGSSGFYSYAILKHRAGWPDLNIGEARIVFKLRQDMFHYMVISDDKQRVMPTSMDRKGCHNLDYREAVLLTNSSNPLLRGEVDDKYQYSCENKDNHVHGWISSNPHIGFWVITPSDEFRAGGPIKQDLTSHATSTSLAIFFSAHYAGADFGVRLRNGERWKKVFGPVFMYLNSDSTNNPNAIWADAKRQAAQETKKWPYDFPLSPDFPHSNQRGAIIGRLFVNDGAITLANLAYLGLAQPGEAGSWQENTKGYQFWTRSDERGKFIIKGVRAGTYNLYAWVPGVIGDYKHHANITIRPGSQVVMGDIMYDPPRNGPTLWEIGIPDRSAAEFYVPNPTPHLVNRLYVNHTEKYRQYGLWNRYTDLYPLHDLIYTVGVSDYRRDWFFAHVNSLREISIAISRRVKGSYVATAWQVVFNARHVQMRGIYTLRVALASANFAEIQVWVNKHKGVGPHFSTGIIGGDNAIARHGIHGLYRLYSVKISGSQLLEGRNTIYFRQARGYLPFLGAMYDYIRLEAPPRPS; from the exons ATGTTATGCTGCGTACATAAGTATTGGTTTT GTTTGTCGCGACACCATGGAGAAGAAGGGTGTCGACGAAGATCAACTCCGCGCTGCGTTCTTATTATACTGTCTTTCTTTTTCCTTCTAATTACCAGGAATCATGCACAcag GTCAACGCCTCCAGTCAAACTCCACGTAACTGACCAACAT GTGGAGATAGATAACAGCATTGTTAAAATCACGCTGTCGAATCCGGGTGGCATGATCACATGCCTCGGGTACGAAAACATCACCAATGTACTTGAATATCGCCTTGAAGAAGGGCGAATGCGAAGAGG TTACTATGACATCATGTGGAGGAGGCCAGATCGCAACGAAAGTAACTTGGATAC GCTCGACTGTACGAGCTTCAGAGTTGTAGCAGCAACCGATGATCAAGTTGAAGTTTCTTTTACAAAGACATGGCATCACTTCCTTGATGGCGAAGTACCTCTCGACATTGATAAGAG GTATATTGTCTTGCGTGGATCTTCTGGTTTCTACTCGTATGCAATTTTAAAGCATAGGGCAGGATGGCCCGATCTAAACATAGGCGAAGCAAGAATCGTATTCAAGCTTAGACAAGATAT GTTTCATTACATGGTAATATCTGACGATAAGCAACGAGTCATGCCTACATCAATGGATAGGAAAGGATGCCACAATCTTGATTACAGGGAGGCTGTTCTGCTAACAAATTCCAGCAATCCTCTACTTAGAGGAGAG GTGGATGATAAGTATCAGTACTCGTGCGAGAACAAGGATAATCATGTTCACGGATGGATTAGTTCGAATCCTCACATTGGGTTTTGGGTGATAACGCCTAGTGATGAGTTCCGAGCTGGTGGCCCTATCAAACAAGATCTTACTTCACATGCTACCTCTACTTCCCTAGCC ATATTCTTTAGCGCGCATTACGCTGGTGCAGATTTTGGAGTTAGATTGCGCAATGGAGAGCGGTGGAAGAAGGTCTTCGGCCCTGTTTTCATGTACCTCAACTCTGACTCTACCAATAACCCGAATGCAATTTGGGCAGACGCTAAGAGACAG GCTGCACAGGAGACCAAGAAATGGCCTTACGATTTCCCATTGTCACCAGATTTTCCTCATTCGAACCAACGTGGTGCCATCATTGGCCGACTATTTGTAAACGACGGTGCAATCACACTAGCAAATTTGGCATATCTGGGATTGGCTCAACCCGGAGAAGCTGGATCTTGGCAAGAGAACACTAAG GGCTATCAATTTTGGACCCGAAGTGACGAGAGGGGCAAGTTCATCATCAAAGGTGTTAGAGCAGGCACTTACAATTTGTACGCTTGGGTGCCAGGTGTCATCGGGGACTACAAACACCATGCTAACATTACGATTCGACCAG GCAGCCAAGTAGTAATGGGGGATATTATGTACGATCCTCCAAGGAATGGTCCGACTCTGTGGGAAATCGGAATCCCTGATCGATCAGCAGCTGAGTTCTACGTTCCTAATCCAACCCCTCACCTAGTAAACAGGCTATACGTTAACCACACCGAAAA GTACAGGCAATATGGTTTGTGGAACAGATACACTGACTTATATCCTCTTCATGATCTAATTTACACCGTTGGAGTCAGCGACTATCGTAGAGACTGGTTTTTTGCCCATGTAAACAG TTTACGAGAGATTAGCATTGCAATTTCCAGGCGTGTGAAGGGAAGCTATGTAGCAACGGCATGGCAGGTCGTGTTCAATGCGAGACACGTGCAAATGAGAGGAATTTACACGCTTCGGGTAGCATTGGCATCTGCCAACTTCGCAGAAATCCAAGTATGGGTCAACAAGCACAAGGGCGTTGGACCACATTTCTCAACGGGAATAATTGGCGGAGACAACGCGATTGCTAGGCATGGCATTCATGGCCTCTACAGATTATACAGTGTCAAAATTTCAGGATCTCAATTGTTGGAAGGAAGAAACACAATTTATTTTAGGCAAGCACGAGGATACTTGCCATTCCTTGGCGCTATGTATGACTACATTCGCCTCGAAGCCCCACCCCGTCCCTCATAA
- the LOC121763544 gene encoding probable rhamnogalacturonate lyase B isoform X5, with protein sequence MLCCVHKYWFCLSRHHGEEGCRRRSTPRCVLIILSFFFLLITRNHAHRSTPPVKLHVTDQHVEIDNSIVKITLSNPGGMITCLGYENITNVLEYRLEEGRMRRGYYDIMWRRPDRNESNLDTLDCTSFRVVAATDDQVEVSFTKTWHHFLDGEVPLDIDKRYIVLRGSSGFYSYAILKHRAGWPDLNIGEARIVFKLRQDMFHYMVISDDKQRVMPTSMDRKGCHNLDYREAVLLTNSSNPLLRGEVDDKYQYSCENKDNHVHGWISSNPHIGFWVITPSDEFRAGGPIKQDLTSHATSTSLAIFFSAHYAGADFGVRLRNGERWKKVFGPVFMYLNSDSTNNPNAIWADAKRQAAQETKKWPYDFPLSPDFPHSNQRGAIIGRLFVNDGAITLANLAYLGLAQPGEAGSWQENTKGYQFWTRSDERGKFIIKGVRAGTYNLYAWVPGVIGDYKHHANITIRPGSQVVMGDIMYDPPRNGPTLWEIGIPDRSAAEFYVPNPTPHLVNRLYVNHTEKYRQYGLWNRYTDLYPLHDLIYTVGVSDYRRDWFFAHVNRWSI encoded by the exons ATGTTATGCTGCGTACATAAGTATTGGTTTT GTTTGTCGCGACACCATGGAGAAGAAGGGTGTCGACGAAGATCAACTCCGCGCTGCGTTCTTATTATACTGTCTTTCTTTTTCCTTCTAATTACCAGGAATCATGCACAcag GTCAACGCCTCCAGTCAAACTCCACGTAACTGACCAACAT GTGGAGATAGATAACAGCATTGTTAAAATCACGCTGTCGAATCCGGGTGGCATGATCACATGCCTCGGGTACGAAAACATCACCAATGTACTTGAATATCGCCTTGAAGAAGGGCGAATGCGAAGAGG TTACTATGACATCATGTGGAGGAGGCCAGATCGCAACGAAAGTAACTTGGATAC GCTCGACTGTACGAGCTTCAGAGTTGTAGCAGCAACCGATGATCAAGTTGAAGTTTCTTTTACAAAGACATGGCATCACTTCCTTGATGGCGAAGTACCTCTCGACATTGATAAGAG GTATATTGTCTTGCGTGGATCTTCTGGTTTCTACTCGTATGCAATTTTAAAGCATAGGGCAGGATGGCCCGATCTAAACATAGGCGAAGCAAGAATCGTATTCAAGCTTAGACAAGATAT GTTTCATTACATGGTAATATCTGACGATAAGCAACGAGTCATGCCTACATCAATGGATAGGAAAGGATGCCACAATCTTGATTACAGGGAGGCTGTTCTGCTAACAAATTCCAGCAATCCTCTACTTAGAGGAGAG GTGGATGATAAGTATCAGTACTCGTGCGAGAACAAGGATAATCATGTTCACGGATGGATTAGTTCGAATCCTCACATTGGGTTTTGGGTGATAACGCCTAGTGATGAGTTCCGAGCTGGTGGCCCTATCAAACAAGATCTTACTTCACATGCTACCTCTACTTCCCTAGCC ATATTCTTTAGCGCGCATTACGCTGGTGCAGATTTTGGAGTTAGATTGCGCAATGGAGAGCGGTGGAAGAAGGTCTTCGGCCCTGTTTTCATGTACCTCAACTCTGACTCTACCAATAACCCGAATGCAATTTGGGCAGACGCTAAGAGACAG GCTGCACAGGAGACCAAGAAATGGCCTTACGATTTCCCATTGTCACCAGATTTTCCTCATTCGAACCAACGTGGTGCCATCATTGGCCGACTATTTGTAAACGACGGTGCAATCACACTAGCAAATTTGGCATATCTGGGATTGGCTCAACCCGGAGAAGCTGGATCTTGGCAAGAGAACACTAAG GGCTATCAATTTTGGACCCGAAGTGACGAGAGGGGCAAGTTCATCATCAAAGGTGTTAGAGCAGGCACTTACAATTTGTACGCTTGGGTGCCAGGTGTCATCGGGGACTACAAACACCATGCTAACATTACGATTCGACCAG GCAGCCAAGTAGTAATGGGGGATATTATGTACGATCCTCCAAGGAATGGTCCGACTCTGTGGGAAATCGGAATCCCTGATCGATCAGCAGCTGAGTTCTACGTTCCTAATCCAACCCCTCACCTAGTAAACAGGCTATACGTTAACCACACCGAAAA GTACAGGCAATATGGTTTGTGGAACAGATACACTGACTTATATCCTCTTCATGATCTAATTTACACCGTTGGAGTCAGCGACTATCGTAGAGACTGGTTTTTTGCCCATGTAAACAG atggagtatatga